The Halorussus gelatinilyticus genome contains the following window.
CGGACATGAACTTCACCGACCGGCCCCGTCGCCTCCGGCGGGACGGAATCCGCGAGATGGTCAGCGAGACCGACGTGCAGGCTTCGGACCTCATCGCGCCCGTCTTCGTGGACGCGACGACCGACGTACGACGCCCCATCGAGACGATGCCCGGCCACGAGCGCGTCCCGGTCGAGGAGGCGGTCGCGCGCGTCGAGGAGGTACTCGAAACCGGGGTCGAGGCGGTCATGCTCTTCGGAATCCCCGAGTCGAAGGACGAGCGCGGGACTCGCGCGTGGGCCGACGACGGCGTGGTGCAGGAGGCGACCCGGCGCGTCACGAGCGAGACCGACGCCTACGTGATTACCGACGTGTGCCTCTGCGAGTACACGAGTCACGGCCACTGCGGGGTGCTGGAAGACGGTGCGAGCGAGGGCGACGTTCGCCTGACGGTACGCAACGACGAGACCCTCGACCTGCTCGGGAAGATTGCGACCTCGCACGCCGAGGCCGGCGCGGACATGGTCGCGCCCTCGGGGATGATGGACGGGATGGTGGGCGCGATTCGGGAGTCGCTCGACGGCGCGGGCTACCCGGACGTGCCCGTCATGAGCTACGCCGCGAAGTACGAGTCGGCGTTCTACGGCCCCTTCCGCGACGCCGCCGACGGCGCGCCCGCCTTCGGCGACCGGCGACACTACCAGATGGACCCGGCGAACCGACGGGAGGCCCTGCGCGAGGTCCGCCTCGACGTGGAACAGGGCGCGGACGTGCTGATGGTCAAGCCCGCGCTGCCCTACCTCGACATCGTGCGCGACCTCCGCGAGGAGTTCGACCACCCCGTCGCGGCGTACAACGTCAGCGGGGAGTACGCGATGCTCCACGCCGCCAGCGAGAAGGGGTGGCTCGACCTGGAGGAGGTCGCGCTGGAGTCGCTGGTGTCCATCAAGCGAGCGGGCGCGGACCTGATTCTGACGTATTTTGCGGAGGACGTGGCCGAGGAGTTGTAAGCGAGGCGGAATCGCTACTCGGACGTGCCGGGGGAGCGCGTCGAACAATCCGAATCTAACGCGATTCCCGGTTTTCCGTCCTCCTCCGCAACTACGCGGACGTGAAATGACCGGTCTCGTTTTCCGATAGTCTCGGTGTGCCACGTACTGCCGTCTATCTTCACGCGAATCGTGTAGACCGAATGCTGACCGGGGAGTCCCTCTTCGTAAAGCGGACCTGGAATCACGTCGTCGGTGCGGGCGGGAACGTTCACCTCTCGTTCCCAGATCGTGGTATCGTCCGACACGATTTGGACATGAAAACGGTGTCGTTTGCGGTCGAAATTCCTGAGCGCAACTGTACAGATTCTGGTCGGCGAACTGTTCGTGCTACAACCACTGAGGGAGGGTAACAGGAGCGGGAGGCCACGGAGGACGGAGCGGCGGGTAAGCATGGTCGATGGAATCTGATTTGGCAAAAAACGTTTTTGCATTTGTTTCCGGATCTAGACGCCTCAGTTACCAGGTCCGTGGTCGGACGAGGGACTCGAGGTCGAGCCCGGCGAGACCGCCGCGGCGTGGTCCGCGTTCGTCGTACCTCGGTCCGCGGAGCGCGGCGAGGTGAGAATCGGATACAAGCCCGACCGCGAACCGGACGGTCCGTTTCCAGTGCGGTGGGTACCGGAGTCCGACAACTGACCGGAGGCTACCTCACGGACGACGCACCGACCGAGTCACTCCGGCCCCGCGACCATTCGTCTGACCTCGGCCCCGCAGTCCGCGCAGTAGAGTACGTACGCGTCACCGCCGTCCCGTTCTTCGTAGTCGCGGTCGGTTTCGTCGCCGCACTCCGGACATCGCTCCTCGATGACCGCGCCGTCGTCGGCCTTCGGTGCGCCGACCGCGATTACCCGTGCGGGCCCTTCGCCAGTCGATACTGTGCGCTGTTTGGCGTTGGGCGGAACGAAGAACGCCTCGCCCGTCCCCACGTCGTAGTCGCCGTCGGGCGTCTCGACGCGAATCGTCCCTTCGACGACGTACAGCAGTTCTTCGTGGTTCGGGTGCCGGTGTTCGCCCCACGGCAACTGCTGTCCGGGGTCGGCGACGTAGACGTTGAACCCGAACTCGGTAGCGCCGACCGCTTCGTCGACTTCCTTCTTGTGCCGAGTCGGATTGGGAGCGTCGGGGAGGTCTTCGACCGCGACTTTGCGGAACTCGCTGTCGGTCATGCGTCGAGATACGGCGCCGACGCCGAAAAGGGCGCGCCTCGGTCCGCGGACCGAGTGGTACGGCGAACGCGTCCGAGAGAGCGATGCCGTACCCGTCCTCGGGTCCACGATACGCGTCCAACTCCGGGTCTGTCGCGCGCGCTGCCGACGCACGGGGCCGCGTCTCGTCGGTCGACCCTCCCACACGAACGTCCGAAAACTGAACGCCCGAACGGCCGGTTTCTGGACGGAATACAACCTTATATCCGTATTATTCGGTTTTAAACCGGACGCTCGTCTACCTCAGAAGGAATATTCTGTAGTTTTTCAACGCTTACGCTTATGTACTGCTTTGCCGTCACAGTATATCGTGAGCGAACACACGAACCGAGAGGAATTCGAGATTTTCCTGAACAGTCGTCCAGACGACGTGGTCGAGATTCCGAGCGATGCGGCGGAGACGCCGACGGAGGGGTCGGAATGCTAGACGCGCCCCTGCAGGTGGACCCCAGTTCGATAGCCAGCGGCGTCAACGACGTCTGGGTCCTGACCGTGACCTTCCTCATCTTCTTCATGCACGCGGGCTTCGCGATGCTGGAGGCGGGGCAGGTCCGGTCGAAGAACGTCGCCAACCAGTTGACGAAGAACATGCTGACGTGGAGCGTCGGCGTCGTCGTCTACTTCTTCGTCGGGGCGGGCCTCTCGAACGTGGTCGGCGGCGTGCCCGACTCCTTCGCGTACGTCGGGGGCGGCTCCGACGCGTGGATCGGCTGGCTATTCGGCGCGGTGTTCGCCATGACCGCGGCGACCATCGTCTCCGGCGCGGTCGCGGGCCGGGCGAAGCTCCGGGCCTACGTGACCTACACCGTCCTGCTCTCGGCGGTCATCTACCCGGTCGTCGTCGGCTTCACGTGGGCCGGCGGCTTCCTGACGACCGTCGGACCGGGCTTTCAGGACTTCGCGGGCGGCGTCGTCGTCCACGGGATGGGCGGCATCGCGGGCCTGACCGCGGCGTGGATTCTCGGCCCGCGGATGGACCGCTACGGCGACGACGGCTCGGTCAACGTCATCCCCGGCCACTCCATCACCTTCGCGGTGTTGGGGACGCTCATCCTCTGTTTCGGCTGGTACGGCTTCAACGTCGGCACGGCCGCGAGCGTCTTCGTGGTCGAGAACGGCACGCTCGCGCTCGGCGCGTTCGCCGACACGGTCGGCCGGGTCGCGCTGACGACCACGCTCGGGATGGCCGCGGGCGCAATCGGCGCGAGCGCGGTCTCGCTGGTCAAGACCGAGAAGGTAGACACTCTGTACGTCGCCAACGGGATGCTCGCGGGGCTGGTCGGCATCACGAGCAACACGAACGCGATTACGTGGGTCGGCGCGCTGGTCGTCGGTCTCGTCGCCGGCGGACAGCTCCCGGTCGTCTTCGAGTTCGTCGAGAAGAAGCTAAAGATAGACGACGTGTGCGCGGTCTTCCCGGTCCACGGTTCGGCGGGGGTCCTCGGGGCGCTGTTGTTCCCCTTCTTCGCCGTGCCGGGCTACGGGGTCAGCTTCGTCGCGCAGGCCGTCGGCGTCGCCGTCATCGCGCTGTGGACCGTCGCCGGGACGGGCCTCGTCTTCGGCGTCCTGAAGCTACTGGGACAGGCCCGCGTCAGCGCCGAACACGAGCGCGAGGGTCTCGACATCACGGAACACGGCGTGGACACTTACCCCGAGTTCGGCGGTCCCGACGTGGAGGGGAGCGCAGTGCGGACCGACGGTGCCGGACTGCGGGCCGACGGCGCGGGCGACCGACCCAACGCGGGGAGAATCAAGATGGTCACGGCCGTCGTCCGGCCCGACCGTCTCAGCAACGTCAAGACGGCCTTGGCGCAGGTCGGCGCGCCGAGTCTCACGGTGACGAACGTCTCGGGGCGCGGGAGCCAACCCGCCAAGACCGGCCAGTGGCGCGGCGAGGAGTACACCGTGGACCTCCACCAGAAGGTGAAAGTCGAGTGCGTCGTCGCCGACGTGCCCGCCGACGAAGTGGTGGAAGCCGTCCGCGAAGCCGCCGACACGGGCGAACCCGGCGACGGCAAGATATTCGTCGTGCCGGTCGAGGACGCCTGTCAGGTCCGGACCGGCGTTCGCGGACCGGAAGCGGTGTAGCGCGTTCGACCGCCGATTCGGTCCTCCTCTCCCTTCGACCGTCTCGCGCTCGATAGCCGCGCGGCGACGGCCAACATATATTCTCTCGGAGTAGTAAGACTCGGTATGGCCGAACGAGAGACCACCGCCCGAACCGCGGACCGCCCTCCCACGACCGACGCGCGCCCGCCCGACGACGACCCGAACACCCTGCTGAACGCCGTCGTCGGTGCCGTCGTCACCGTCGTCACCGCGCCCGCGCTCCCGTTCGCGGCCATCGCCGGCGGCGGCGTCGCGGGCTACCTGCAGGGCACCGACCTCAGAGAGGGCGCGACGGTCGGAGCCGTCTCGGGCGCGATAGCGACGATTCCGGCGTTCCTCTTCGCGTGGGTCGTCGCCGGGTTCCTGCTCATCGGGATGGACCCGTTCCTCGCGCTGTCGAGCCTCTTCGCGGTCTTCCTCTTCGTGCTGGTCGCGGGCTACCTCGTCGGTGCCGGGGCGGTCGGCGGCGCGCTCGGGGCGTACCTCCGCCGCGAACTGTGACCTCCCCGGACGTCTCGACCCGCCGTACGGACGCTTCGACCGCTCACCACGGGAACAGCGGCGGGAGGACGCGTGACACCTCCGAGGCGGTGAGTTCCTCGCCGCCCTCGCCGTGGGTCATCGCCGGGTGCGGGCCGAACGAGGTGGCGTGGTCGAGGTACTGCTCGTATCCCGACTTCGCGCGCGGGGAGAACGGCGACCGCAGGTCCTGCTCCTCGAGCGCCCACTGGCCGAACCGCTCGTTGGCGTTCTCGTTCTGCCGCCACTCGCCGCCCGAGAGCCGACTTCCCTCCTCGAAATCGGTCTCGTCGCGCTTGCGTTCGTCGGCGTAGAGGTAGTGTTTCGGGTATCGGCTGGCGTCCCAGACCCGGACGAGCGTCGTCCCGTCGGCCATCGCCGCGAGTTCGAGGAAGGTGTACATGTTCGGCGGTTGGACGACGAACGCGGGCACCGTCTCCACGTCCATGCCGGTGGTTTCGAGGAACTCGACCGGGCCGAGTTCGTAGAACTTCTCGCGCATGATTTCGATGTACGTGTCGCTCCCGCCGAGCAGGACCGAGGCGCGCACGCCCTCGACACCGCCGACCTCCTCGCGGACCGCGCCGCTCTCGAAGCGCTTGCCTTCGACGTCCGCCCGAAGCTTCGACTTCCCGCCGAACCAGTCGAGGTCGTCGCGCTCGATTATCTCCCGGACGAGGTTCTGCTCGCCGCGCTGGCCTTCGACGGCGACGTACGGCGGCTTCTCGTTCGCGTTCGTCCCGAGCGTCACGCTCGAATCCACGACGGTCCGGCCGTCGTCCGTGGAAAAGGAGAGTTCGATTTGGTTCTTCAGTCGGTACTGCCGCAGTCCCTCGTCGTACTCCGGGAGGTGCTTGCGCATCTCCTCGACCTCCCGCAAGTCGTCGGGGAGGTCGGTCACTTGGTCGGCGACGAACCACGCGTCGAGGCACTTGCCTCCGTAGTCTGGCATCGCGCTGTCGAGGTCGTCGCCGCCGTTCGCGCTGTCCTCGCTGTGGCCGGGAAGCAGGGTGACGGTCGTCGCCGAAGCGGCGCGTTCGACCATCAGGACCACCCGCCTCCCAACTTCACTTCGGTCCCGGCGAGCGCGAGTCGGAACCGGTCGTCGCCCAGTTTCTCGAACCGGTAGTGTACGGTCGCACCGTCGGCGAAGACGAACTCGCCCTCCTCCCCGGTCTCGGACGCGGCGGTCACTTCGGTCCGCTCGTAGACGCCGTGGTCGAACTGGAGGTCCCGAAACGTCGCGGCGAGGCGCGCGCTCCCGACGGCGTCCACCGAATCGGTCGCCCGAATCGCGTCGAGAACGACCCCGCCGCGGTACGCGAGGTCGTCCCCGGAGTCGGGGTCGCGGTCGGCCGGGTACCACTCCAGTTCCAGCCGCGAGACCGCGTCGAGGAGGCTCCAATCCACGTCGCCGGCGTCCCAGAAGACTCGACCCGACGTCGCCTGCCGGACCGCGACCGGGTCGGACTCGGCGACCGGTTCGAGGTCCCCGTCGAGCGAGTCCGCCGGACGGTAGAGACGGAACCGGAACGCGACGCGAGCGTCGGTTTCCTCCACTCGGCCGGGCGCGACGTCCGCGACGAAGTGCGGGGAAGCGGCGAGGTCGAAGGCCCCGACAGGCCGCGAAATCGCCGGGACCGACTCGCCGTCTGCCGACGCGTCGAGGCCGTACTCGCCTTCTGTGACGGCCACCGGGCGGTCGGTCCGTGCGGTCCGCGACAGTCGAACCTCGCCGTCGGCTTCCCACCCGTCCAGACCCGACTCGAACGTGCCGAGCGAGAGGGCGTCGGTCAGTCCGGAGTCGGTCGATTCGGCGTCGGCGGCGGTCGAGGTGACCGAACCGAGCAGGGGCGAAACGCCGACGGCCGCGAGCGACGAGAGGACTCGCCGTCTCGACGCGCGACCGCTCGAAAGCTCTGGTGTCATTTCGGCTTTCCGTGCGTAGGGGGGTCGGATTAATCTTCTCACCGTTTCGGTCGGAACCTTTACCGTTTCACGCGGTCGCCGAGACAGAAATGGACTTCACGAAGGAGTCCGAAGTCCGGACCATGCACGACGCCAACTCCCGCGAGTTGTACGACCGGGCGCTCTCGGTCCTGCCCGGCGGGGTCAACTCCCCGGTTCGGGCCGTCAGACCCTACCCCTTCTTCGTCGAGCGCGGCGACGGCGCGCACGTCGTCGATGCCGACGGGAACAAGTTCATCGACTACGTGATGGGCTACGGTCCCCTGCTTCTGGGCCACGACCTACCACAGGAAGTCGAGTCCCGGATTCAGTCCCAGCTCTCGGACGGGCCGATGTACGGCGCGCCCGCCGAGGTCGAGGTCGAACTCGCGGAGTTCATCGCGCGCCACGTCCAGAGCGTCGAGATGCTCCGGTTCGTCAACTCGGGCACCGAGGCGACCACCTCCGCGGTCCGCCTCGCGCGGGGCTACACCGGCCGGGACAAGGTGGTCGTGATGCAGGGCGGCTACCACGGTGCCCAGGAATCGACGCTCGTGGAGGGGAAGTCGGGCGGCACCGGAACGCCGAGTTCGGCCGGGATTCCCCAATCTTTCGCCGAGGAGACTATCACCGTCCCGTTCAACGACGAGCGGGCCGTCCGCGAGGTGTTCGAGGCCCGCGGCGACGAAATCGCGGCGGTCCTGACCGAACCGATTCTGGGCAACTGCGCGTCGGTCGGTCCGGTCGAGGAGTACCTCGATAGCCTGCGCGAAACCACCGAGGAACACGGCGCGCTCCTAATTTTCGACGAGGTGATGACCGGGTTCCGGGTCGGCGGTCTCCAGTGCGCCCAAGGCAAGTTCGGCGTCACGCCCGACCTGACGACGTTCGCCAAGGTCATCGGCGGCGGCTTCCCGGTGGGAGCCGTCGGCGGACCCGCCGAAATCATGGAGTCGTTCACGCCGACCGGCGACGTGTTCCAAGCGGGCACCTACTCGGGCCACCCGCTCTCGCTGACCGCGGGGCTGGAGATGCTTCGCTACGCCGCCGAAAACGACGTGTACGACTACCTCGCGGACCTCGGCGACCAGTTGCGCTCGGGGCTGACGGACGTCCTCGAAGACCGCGCCCCGGAGTACACGGTCACGGGCTACGACAGCATGTTCAAGGTCGTCTTCACGCGCGACGGTCCGCGGGACCGCTCGGGGCAGTGCGAAGCCGGATGCCGACAGGACCCCGACTGCCCCCGGTTCGACTACTGCCCGAAGAACAAGGCCGACGTGGCTGCCGCCGAGACCGAGCGGTGGGAACGGCTGTTCTGGCCCGCGATGCGCGACGAGGGCGTCTTCCTCACCGCCAACCAGTACGAGTCGCAGTTCCTCAGCTACGCCCACACCGAGGAGGACGTCGAGGAGACGCTGGAAGCGTACAAGTCGGCGCTGTAGCGGGCCGGACGACCGCGTTCGTCCGCGTCCGCCGATCTACGGCCCGGAGTAGTCCACTTTCCCCTCCTGTTCGGTCGTCTCTATCGAGTAGAGTCGCGAGTACGGGAGGTGGAGATACCGGCCGCCCGACCGCTGGACGCGGACTCCGTGGACCCTCCCGGAGTCCGAAATCTTCTCGGCGTCCACTTCGACCGTCTCGACTCCCTCGGGGGCGTCGTAGGTGACTGTAGCCACGACTCGCACGTGAACCTCGATTTCGATAACTCCACTGGCGAGTTCCGAGAGCCAGACGACACGCGTTTAGGCACCGAGTCCGCAGTACCGACCATGAGCAGCGAACGGACGAATCGGGGGCGGATACGACGCCGCCAGTCCCACCACTGGTACTGGGTGGCCGCCATCCCCGCGGGCTTTCTCCTCTGGATGCTGACGCTGGCGTGGCTGGCGATGGCCGCCTCGTGGGAGGCGTTCGGGTTCGGCGCGGACGTGGTGAACCTCTCGCTGGTCGCGCTCGGCGTTCCCTTCGCCTTCCTGACGGCGTACTTCCCGGTGGCGGTCTACCGGGACGCCGACTACGTGAACCGCACCAGCGGGCAGTGGGCACCCAATCCGATGCGTCAGGCGCTACTGGCCGCGCCCGGACTGGTCGTCCTCGTCGCCGTCGGGGTAGCCGCGTTCGTCGTCGGACTCCCGCCGACGTGGCCGGTCGTCGCCGGGTTCGCGGTCAGCGTCCCCTTCGCGGTCTACTACCTGAAGGAGCGCCGCGAGCGCGTCGGGACGCCCGACGTGCCGTGGTGAGTCCGGCGCGGCGACGTTCCCTTCTCGGTCGAATCGTCCGTATCCGCCCGCAAAAACGAACAAGTGTTTCAACCTCCGACGCCGACCCTCTCCTATGAGCAACCACGGCACAGAGATACGCCTCGCCACGCGGGGGTCGGACCTCGCGCTCCGGCAGGCGGGCGAAGTGAAGACGGCGCTGGAGGACCGGCGGTTCTCGGTCGAACTGGTCGAAGTCGAGACCACCGGCGACGAGATTCAGGACGAACTCATCCACCGACTCGGCAAGACGGGCGCGTTCGTCCGGAGCTTGGACGAGAAGGTGATGAACGGGGAGTTGGACGGCGCGATTCACTCGATGAAGGACATGCCGACCGAGAGCCCCGAGGAGTTGGTCGTCGCGGCCATCCCCGAGCGCGCGAGCGCTAACGACGTACTCGTCACGCCCGACGGGAAGGAACTGGACGAACTCCCGGAGGGCGCGACGGTCGGGACCTCCAGTCTGCGGCGGAAGGCCCAACTGCTCCACCGCCGACCCGACCTGAACGTCGAGCCGCTCCGGGGGAACGTGGACACGCGCGCCGAGAAGTTGCTCGCGCCCGCGCTCCAAGACGAACACGAGCGCCGGACCGAGGCCGAGAAGGAGAAGCAGTCGGACAAGGCGATGGCCCAGAAGGGCCACAAGAAGGAGTACGAGGGCGAGTTCGACAGGACCGTCGAGGAGTGGTTCAACGACCTCGCGGAGATAGAGCGCCGGGCGCTGGAGCGAGAAGTCGAGACCGAATTCGAGGCCATCGTCCTCGCGCAGGCCGGACTGGAGCGGAGCGGTCTCGCGCACCACCTCGACTACGTGGAACTGCCGAAGGGCGAGTTCGTGCCCGCGCCGGGGCAGGGCGCGCTCGCGGTGACGGCGCTCGACGGCGACCTCGCGGGCGACCTGAACGCGGTGCTGGACCACCCGCGGACGCGGGTCGAGACGACCGTCGAGCGCACCATCCTCGCCGAGTTGGGCGGGGGTTGCGTCGCGCCGATGGGCGTCCACGGCCTGATTCAGGGCGAGAACGTCCACGTGGACGTGCAGGTCTTCTCCCAAGACGGGACGGAAATCGTGGAGGTCAGCCGCGACGTGCCCGTCGAGAATCACGTCTCGGCCGCGAAGGACCTCGCCGGCGACCTCGCCGCGAGGGGGGCCGACGACCTGATCGCGGCCGCGAAACGCGACGAAACGCCCGACGCCAAGCGCGAAGCCGAAAAATGACGACGCACGCCAACCGCGACGTGCGCGCGGCCGTCTTCCGCCCGGACGACGAGCGACTCGCTGAGGCGGTCGAACTGCTGGACTCGCTCGGTGCCGACCCGGTCGCCGACCCGATGCTCGAAGTCCGACCGACCGGCGACGCGCCCGCCGACGGCGAGTACGTGATTCTGACGAGCAAGACCGGCGTGGAGTTGGCGGCCGACGCGGGGTGGGAACCGGGCGACGCCACCGTCTGCGCCATCGGCGAGAGTACCGCCGACGCGCTCCGCGACGCGGGCTATAGGGTGGACCTCGTGCCCGAGGAGTACTCCTCGTCGGGGCTGGTCGAAGCCCTCGACGGCGAGGTCGAAGGTGTGCGCGTCGAAGTCGCCCGGAGCGACCACGGGAGCGAGGTCCTGACCGACGGTCTCCGCGACGCCGGCGCGGTCGTAAATGAAACTACGCTATATGAATTAGTCCGGCCCGCAACCTCTGGCGAGTCCGCCGCGCTCGCCGCGGAGGGCGGTCTCGACGCCGCGCTGTTCACGTCCTCGCTGACGGTGGCGCACTTCTTGGACGCCGCCGAGGAGCGAGGCGTCCGCGAGGAGGCGATAGCGAGGCTGAACGACGCCGTCGTCGGCGCTATCGGCGAGCCGACCCGCGAGACGGCCGAGGCGGAGGGCATCGCGGTGGACGTGGTCCCCGAGCGAGCCGACTTCGAGGAGTTGGCCTGCGAGGCCGTCGAGGCGGCCGCGCCGACCTACCACGAGTAACGGATTTTGGACGCCGCTGGCTTTTCGGGGACTCCGGGTACGTACGGCGACCGAGAACCATTCTCGACTCGAAACGAAGGGCCGTCCCGCCTCGCCGAGCGACACTTCAGCGACGAGACCGAACTATCCGGACGGTGACCGACGCCATCAATCGCTGTCCGGACCACGGCTTCGTGACCGCATCCGAAACCGAGGGCGAGGAGAGTTCCGGCGACGAGACCTGCCCCGAGTGCGGAGGCAACGTCGAGCGAGTCCTCTCGGGCGAGCGCAGACGCCGCCTCTCGACGTTCGTCAGCGGTGCGCTCCGGCACTTCCCCGCGGACGCGGGTCTCGAACTCGACGCGCAGGGGTTGACCGACCGGGCCGCCCTCGAAGCGGCAGTGGGTCGGAAATACGACTGGGCCGACGAAGACGCTCTCGCGGCCGTGATTGCCACCGACCCGAAAGGCCGGTTCGAGCGCCGCGAGACGGCCTCGGGAACGGAGGTTCGGGCGGCCTACGGCCACTCGGTGGCGGTGACGCTGGACGACGAGGGAAGCGACGCGGACGACGACGGCGACGTGCCCGACCGCCTCTACCACGGGACGGACCCCGCGAATCTGGGCGCGATTCGCGCCGAGGGACTGCGGCCGATGGACCGCCAATCGGTGCATCTCTCGGGGAGTCGCGCGACCGCCCGCGAGGTCGGGCGGCGGCACGCGCCCGAGCCGGTGGTGCTGGAGATCGACGCCGCCGAGTTGGTCGCGGACGGGTTCGGAGTCTCGAAGCGAGGGACCGAGACGTACATCGTCGGGCGGGTGCCGCCGGAGTATCTGACCGTTCTTAGCTAACTATAGAGTTGTTTCGTGATTGTCTATGCTCGTTTAGAGTGTGAGATTCTGTTTCTAGAAAATATTTGCGTGTGTTTAAGGACTCGGGGAAGTCGGCTTCGACGACGGGAGAACCGTTCGAGACAGCTAGCTTCAGGCTCGACCCACAGAGTTACCGCGACGGCACCGCGTCAGCCTCACACCTCCCCAGCCTCGAGGCCCCGTTCGCGGCCGCTCCCTCGCGTGATGGGCGTGGCGCGCGAACGCGCCACGCCCGCACGCGCCGGTCGGAAGCGTCGAGGACGCGACGGAGTGGAGAGAGAAAATCCCGCGAGACCTCCGAAAGCCCGAAGCGAGCGAGACGCGGAACTTTATAAGTAATAGCGACTTACCTCTCTCCGAATGGCTTCCGCTGGTCCCGTTCCCGCCCTCGCCGACCGCGCCGCTCTATGCGCCGACCGACTGCGGGACGCCGACGAGGTGTTGCTCGCGTCCCACATCGACGCCGACGGCCTGACGAGCGCCGCGATAGCGTCCTCGGCGCTCGAACGCGCGGGCATCCCGTTCGAGACCGTCTTCAGCAAGCAGTTGGACGCCGAGGAGGTCGCCGCCATCGCGGCGACCGACTACGAGACGGTGCTGTTCACCGACTTCGGGAGCGGCCAGTTGGACGTTATCTCGGACCACGAAGCGGCGGGCGATTTCACGCCGGTCATCGCCGACCACCACCAGCCGGCCGACTCGGACACCGAGTTCCACCTGAATCCGCTTCTATTCGACGTAGACGGTTCGTCGGAGCTATCGGGCGCTGGCGCGGCGTACGTCCTCGCACGCGCGTTGGAACCGAGAGGCACCGACAACCGCGACTTGGCCGGACTCGCGGTCGTGGGCGCGGTCGGCGACATGCAGACCACCGACGGCGAGTTGGTCGGCGCGAATCAAAACATCGTCGCGGAGGGCGAGGAAGCGGGCGTCGTGGAGTCCCGAACCGACTTGGCGATGTACGGCAAGCAGACCCGGCCGCTCCCGAAGATGCTGGAGTACTCCAGTGACACCCGGATTCCCGGCATCACGAACAACGAGAACGGCGTCCTCCGGTTCTTGGACGGACTCGACGTCGCGCTCAAGGACGACGACGGCGAGTGGCGCTGTTGGGTGGACCTGACCGAGAGCGAGCGGAGTACCGTCTCGAACGCGCTCATCCAGCGCGCCCTCTCGAAGGGGGTCGCTCCCGACAAAATCGACCGACTCGTCGGCACGGCCTACACGCTCACCGACGAACCCGAGGGGACCGAACTCCGGGACGTGAGCGAGTTCTCGACGCTGTTGAACGCGACGGCCAGATACGAGCGCGCCGACGTGGGACTCGCAGTGTGTCTGGGCAACCGCGACGGCGCGCTCGACTGCGCCAGAGAACTCCTACGGAATCACCGCCGCAACCTCTCGGAGGGACTCCAACTCGTCAAGCGCGAGGGCGTCATCAGGGAGGAGAACGTCCAGTGGTTCCACGCCGAGGACCGCATCCGCGAGACCATCGTCGGCATCGTCGCCGGGATGGCGGTCGGTTCCGAGGGAATCGACCGCGGGACGCCCATCGTCGCCTTCGCCGAGAAGACCGACGAGAGCGACGGCGACGACGAGAGCGGCGCAAACGGTGACGAGAACCAAGTGACCGAGGTCAAGGTCTCGGCGCGCGGCACGCCCGCCCTCACCCGACGAGGACTCGACCTCTCGGTCGTGATGCGCGAGGCCTCCCAAGCCGTCGGCGGCGACGGCGGCGGCCACAACGTCGCCGCGGGCGCGACGGTGCCGAAGGGGACCGAAGAGGAGTTCGTCGCGCTGGCCGACGAATTGGTCGGCGAGCAGTTGGGCTAATCTCCGAGCGGCCCGGACTACTCGACGTACTCGGTGAGAACGTCCTTCGCG
Protein-coding sequences here:
- the hemB gene encoding porphobilinogen synthase; protein product: MNFTDRPRRLRRDGIREMVSETDVQASDLIAPVFVDATTDVRRPIETMPGHERVPVEEAVARVEEVLETGVEAVMLFGIPESKDERGTRAWADDGVVQEATRRVTSETDAYVITDVCLCEYTSHGHCGVLEDGASEGDVRLTVRNDETLDLLGKIATSHAEAGADMVAPSGMMDGMVGAIRESLDGAGYPDVPVMSYAAKYESAFYGPFRDAADGAPAFGDRRHYQMDPANRREALREVRLDVEQGADVLMVKPALPYLDIVRDLREEFDHPVAAYNVSGEYAMLHAASEKGWLDLEEVALESLVSIKRAGADLILTYFAEDVAEEL
- a CDS encoding cupin domain-containing protein, encoding MTDSEFRKVAVEDLPDAPNPTRHKKEVDEAVGATEFGFNVYVADPGQQLPWGEHRHPNHEELLYVVEGTIRVETPDGDYDVGTGEAFFVPPNAKQRTVSTGEGPARVIAVGAPKADDGAVIEERCPECGDETDRDYEERDGGDAYVLYCADCGAEVRRMVAGPE
- a CDS encoding ammonium transporter; protein product: MLDAPLQVDPSSIASGVNDVWVLTVTFLIFFMHAGFAMLEAGQVRSKNVANQLTKNMLTWSVGVVVYFFVGAGLSNVVGGVPDSFAYVGGGSDAWIGWLFGAVFAMTAATIVSGAVAGRAKLRAYVTYTVLLSAVIYPVVVGFTWAGGFLTTVGPGFQDFAGGVVVHGMGGIAGLTAAWILGPRMDRYGDDGSVNVIPGHSITFAVLGTLILCFGWYGFNVGTAASVFVVENGTLALGAFADTVGRVALTTTLGMAAGAIGASAVSLVKTEKVDTLYVANGMLAGLVGITSNTNAITWVGALVVGLVAGGQLPVVFEFVEKKLKIDDVCAVFPVHGSAGVLGALLFPFFAVPGYGVSFVAQAVGVAVIALWTVAGTGLVFGVLKLLGQARVSAEHEREGLDITEHGVDTYPEFGGPDVEGSAVRTDGAGLRADGAGDRPNAGRIKMVTAVVRPDRLSNVKTALAQVGAPSLTVTNVSGRGSQPAKTGQWRGEEYTVDLHQKVKVECVVADVPADEVVEAVREAADTGEPGDGKIFVVPVEDACQVRTGVRGPEAV
- a CDS encoding DUF5518 domain-containing protein; amino-acid sequence: MAERETTARTADRPPTTDARPPDDDPNTLLNAVVGAVVTVVTAPALPFAAIAGGGVAGYLQGTDLREGATVGAVSGAIATIPAFLFAWVVAGFLLIGMDPFLALSSLFAVFLFVLVAGYLVGAGAVGGALGAYLRREL
- the hemL gene encoding glutamate-1-semialdehyde 2,1-aminomutase — encoded protein: MHDANSRELYDRALSVLPGGVNSPVRAVRPYPFFVERGDGAHVVDADGNKFIDYVMGYGPLLLGHDLPQEVESRIQSQLSDGPMYGAPAEVEVELAEFIARHVQSVEMLRFVNSGTEATTSAVRLARGYTGRDKVVVMQGGYHGAQESTLVEGKSGGTGTPSSAGIPQSFAEETITVPFNDERAVREVFEARGDEIAAVLTEPILGNCASVGPVEEYLDSLRETTEEHGALLIFDEVMTGFRVGGLQCAQGKFGVTPDLTTFAKVIGGGFPVGAVGGPAEIMESFTPTGDVFQAGTYSGHPLSLTAGLEMLRYAAENDVYDYLADLGDQLRSGLTDVLEDRAPEYTVTGYDSMFKVVFTRDGPRDRSGQCEAGCRQDPDCPRFDYCPKNKADVAAAETERWERLFWPAMRDEGVFLTANQYESQFLSYAHTEEDVEETLEAYKSAL
- the hemC gene encoding hydroxymethylbilane synthase — protein: MSNHGTEIRLATRGSDLALRQAGEVKTALEDRRFSVELVEVETTGDEIQDELIHRLGKTGAFVRSLDEKVMNGELDGAIHSMKDMPTESPEELVVAAIPERASANDVLVTPDGKELDELPEGATVGTSSLRRKAQLLHRRPDLNVEPLRGNVDTRAEKLLAPALQDEHERRTEAEKEKQSDKAMAQKGHKKEYEGEFDRTVEEWFNDLAEIERRALEREVETEFEAIVLAQAGLERSGLAHHLDYVELPKGEFVPAPGQGALAVTALDGDLAGDLNAVLDHPRTRVETTVERTILAELGGGCVAPMGVHGLIQGENVHVDVQVFSQDGTEIVEVSRDVPVENHVSAAKDLAGDLAARGADDLIAAAKRDETPDAKREAEK